The following coding sequences are from one Musa acuminata AAA Group cultivar baxijiao chromosome BXJ1-6, Cavendish_Baxijiao_AAA, whole genome shotgun sequence window:
- the LOC103987711 gene encoding uncharacterized protein LOC103987711 isoform X2 has product MKMAGSMRAESAASSLDGPKFSAAYHNGQRGAISGSGLERSGSFRESSENRIMVTGPGTSRNTTLSSELPSLSQYLSLEPFSMGEQKYSRTGELRRVLGVTVEEHPFGSVQSKALPPIASEDLKCFKASISESSSRARDRTKLLHESILKLDKYRNLISRKRQRIDQSNEKSGTSNPLKMVSQTHQNPAELTSPRLEDRSKNVVPNKRIRSSMAEVRSEGRGTFPLRQGAVMDKDRNVLFDKDKGMLRSCNGGSIPSEDKMCGLPPGADGWEKKLKRKRSVGLNRGTEGDREIKQSIQQRSNNESRLRSSDGIGFRPGLSSGTTVSNKMDSSPQLSGANSRSTPKNDLDSGSNTNERREHSGGLDNERIVPKGSNKLSTREDVQAGNQSPLIKGKASRASRIGSGAAMNASSNFLRSSGNTDGWDQAPCINKIQPLTSSNRKRPISNESSSPSVTQWVGQRPQKISRTRRVNVVSPVSNLDESQFLQEGFITPDVGTRLATMDTSGLLVSRGMPSNTHQTKLKLDIVLSPAVLSESEESAAVENKFKDKGVDNFEVENAAQTTLKATNFLLSTKKNKTPPKEEIGDGVRRQGRSGRGSVQAKTRLPVPKEKMENIDPTKPLKNGKLGSERSERIGRPPSKKMSDRKACARPQVLSSGSLELTGESDDDREELLAAANAARNASYHACSSTLWKKMEPIFAFVTLEEISYVKHQIHFAEELDASLPNWFEASHDVMSEVVADVVPSPYSSFAREQTNAVGPTNKSFGTPCSIDGTQHVKTSVGRLDTKRWYDKMVPLSQRLLSAFIVEDETENLDNDTQGETFLQFSSDYVHYDTKDHVIDQAEDLNMDYDLESEYKNHKNSLGDGFMPSNNFRHLNIQNFMSGDEPLAENSAILNTDNGSFSRYQQNSRNQMHIMYSTSPYECQFEDMPLDERILIELHSIGLFPETVPDLAEGEDGEIDKVISELKMRLYQQVRQKKNQLVKLEKAIQDAKETEESDRKLEQFAINKLIEMAYKKLMGGRGSSSHKSGATKVSKQLALAFGKRTLSRCRRFEETGRSCFSEPALRDVILSVPLQSIDTKHSDGSSAIYHVESRSGQLGVRASGVTSIMSARHGLGNKIDRGPLDPYQGFPQMGDPSVNKRKKEVLLDDVTGAASRASSTPTHTLPSSAKWKKTERDRDQNKDTLGRSSTAKAGRPSLSSGRGERKTKTKPKQKIAQLSTSGNGLGRVTEAANFMSPALHEPFDTVNNIITKIDQEIELQSSSTIAHDSSKEIDDAIFTNLPLHGIDSIDELDVTEGLGGQGQDIGSWLNVDEDALQDHDLVGLEIPMDDLSDLKLNF; this is encoded by the exons ATGAAAATGGCAGGAAGTATGAGAGCAGAGTCGGCTGCCAGTAGTCTGGATGGACCAAAATTTTCTGCTGCCTATCACAATGGGCAGCGTGGGGCCATCTCAGGCTCTGGTTTGGAGAGGTCCGGAAGCTTCCGTGAGAGTTCGGAGAACCGAATTATGGTTACTGGTCCTGGTACATCAAGaaacacaaccttatcatcagaATTGCCTTCTTTGTCACAGTATCTGTCACTTGAGCCATTTTCAATGGGTGAGCAAAAGTATTCTCGCACTGGAGAGTTAAGAAGGGTTCTTGGTGTTACAGTCGAAGAGCACCCATTTGGATCTGTGCAGTCTAAGGCACTCCCTCCCATCGCATCAGAGGACCTTAAATGTTTCAAAGCCAGCATATCTGAGTCATCATCCAGAGCAAG GGATAGAACAAAGTTGTTGCACGAATCAATTCTGAAATTGGATAAATATCGCAACTTGATCTCGAGGAAACGACAAAGAATTGATCAATCAAACGAGAAGTCAGGTACCTCAAATCCGTTGAAGATGGTAAGTCAGACTCATCAAAACCCTGCGGAGCTCACAAGTCCGAGACTGGAGGACAGATCAAAGAATGTCGTTCCTAATAAGCGTATTCGCTCCTCTATGGCGGAAGTACGG TCAGAAGGTCGTGGTACTTTTCCGCTGCGACAGGGTGCAGTTATGGACAAGGATAGAAATGTGCTTTTTGACAAAGATAAAGGTATGCTTAGGAGTTGTAATGGGGGATCGATACCTTCAGAAGACAAGATGTGTGGACTCCCTCCAGGGGCTGATGGGTGGGAGAAAAAACTGAAAAGAAAACGTTCTGTTGGCCTTAACAGAGGAACTGAAGGTGATAGAGAGATTAAACAGTCAATTCAACAGCGGTCCAATAATGAATCCCGTCTACGTTCTTCTGATGGCATTGGATTCAG GCCTGGATTATCTAGTGGAACCACAGTAAGCAACAAGATGGATAGCAGTCCCCAACTTAGTGGTGCTAACTCTCGTAGCACACCCAAGAATGACTTGGATAGTGGGTCTAATACTAATGAAAGACGAGAACACTCTGGTGGACTGGATAATGAGCGAATTGTACCTAAAGGAAGCAATAA GTTAAGTACACGTGAAGATGTTCAAGCTGGAAATCAAAGTCCTCTTATAAAGGGAAAAGCATCTAGGGCATCTAGAATTGGCTCAGGTGCTGCCATGAATGCATCTTCAAATTTTCTTCGCTCATCTGGCAACACCGATGGATGGGATCAGGCCCCTTGCATAAACAAAATTCAGCCTTTAACTTCATCCAATCGTAAACGTCCAATATCTAATGAATCATCGTCACCCTCTGTAACTCAGTGGGTGGGACAGCGGCCACAAAAGATCTCTAGGACCAGAAGGGTGAATGTAGTTTCTCCTGTCTCGAATTTGGATGAATCTCAGTTTTTGCAGGAAGGATTTATTACTCCTGATGTTGGAACCAGATTGGCAACTATGGATACCAGTGGGCTTTTAGTTTCCAGGGGAATGCCCAGTAACACTCATCAAACAAAACTGAAACTCGACATTGTCCTCTCTCCTGCTGTATTATCAGAAAGTGAGGAGTCAGCAGCTGTTGAAAACAAGTTTAAAGACAAAGGAGTTGATAATTTTGAGGTAGAGAATGCTGCCCAAACAACACTGAAGGCAACAAATTTTTTATTGTCAACGAAGAAGAACAAGACTCCTCCAAAAGAGGAAATTGGAGATGGAGTTCGGAGGCAAGGCAGGAGTGGAAGAGGCTCAGTACAGGCAAAAACTCGGTTACCTGTACCGAAGGAAAAAATGGAAAATATAGATCCTACTAAGCCACTCAAAAATGGAAAGCTTGGTTCCGAAAGGAGTGAAAG GATAGGTCGTCCTCCTTCGAAGAAGATGTCTGATCGGAAGGCTTGTGCTCGTCCACAAGTTTTGAGCAGTGGTTCCTTGGAATTGACAG GTGAATCAGATGATGATCGGGAAGAATTACTAGCCGCTGCAAATGCTGCTCGTAATGCTAGCT ATCACGCTTGTTCCAGCACTTTGTGGAAGAAAATGGAACCTATTTTCGCCTTTGTGACATTGGAGGAAATATCTTATGTAAAACATCAG ATTCATTTTGCTGAGGAGCTAGATGCAAGTTTGCCTAATTGGTTTGAAGCTAGTCATGATGTAATG AGTGAGGTTGTTGCTGATGTGGTGCCTTCGCCTTACTCTTCTTTTGCTAGAGAGCAAACCAATGCAGTTGGACCAACCAACAAATCTTTTGGGACCCCCTGTTCAATTGATGGGACACAACATGTCAAAACATCTGTTGGAAGATTAGACACCAAGAGATGGTATGACAAAATGGTACCACTGTCACAAAGGCTTCTCTCTGCCTTTATTGTAGAAGATGAAACTGAAAATCTTGACAATGACACTCAAGGAGAGACATTCTTACAGTTCTCAAGTGATTATGTTCATTATGATACTAAAGATCATGTCATTGATCAGGCTGAAGATTTGAACATGGATTATGACTTGGAGTCTGAGTACAAGAATCATAAAAATAGTTTGGGAGATGGATTTATGCCCTCCAACAACTTTAGGCATTTGAACATTCAGAATTTCATGTCTGGTGACGAACCATTGGCAGAAAATAGTGCTATTCTAAATACAGATAATGGTTCTTTTTCTCGTTACCAGCAAAATAGTCGTAATCAGATGCATATAATGTACAGCACTTCACCCTATGAATGTCAGTTCGAGGACATGCCTCTTGATGAAAGGATTTTGATAGAGCTTCACAGTATAGGCCTATTTCCAGAAACAGTG CCTGATCTTGCCGAGGGTGAAGATGGAGAAATTGACAAAGTCATTTCAGAACTCAAGATGAGGCTGTACCAGCAG GTGAGGCAAAAGAAAAATCAGTTAGTAAAATTAGAGAAAGCAATTCAGGATGCAAAAGAAACTGAAGAGAG TGACAGGAAACTCGAGCAGTTTGCGATAAACAAACTTATTGAGATGGCATACAAAAAGTTGATG GGTGGACGGGGTAGTTCAAGTCATAAGAGTGGTGCCACTAAGGTTTCAAAACAACTCGCGTTGGCCTTTGGTAAGCGAACACTATCCAGATGTCGGAGATTTGAAGAAACAGGTCGAAGCTGCTTCAGTGAACCAGCTTTGCGCGATGTGATCTTGTCAGTGCCGCTACAGAGCATCGACACTAAACATTCAGATGGATCCAGCGCTATTTATCATGTGGAATCACGAAGTGGTCAACTTGGTGTTCGGGCATCAG GTGTAACATCTATCATGTCAGCGAGACATGGGCTTGGGAATAAGATTGATCGAGGTCCATTAGATCCATATCAAGGTTTTCCTCAGATGGGCGACCCATCAGTTAATAAAAGGAAGAAGGAGGTGCTTCTGGATGATGTTACAGGTGCTGCTTCTAGAGCCTCGTCAACTCCTACACACACTCTTCCAAGTAGTGCAAAATGGAAAAAGACTGAAAGAGATAGGGATCAGAACAAAGATACATTAGGAAGAAGCTCTACTGCTAAAGCTGGCCGTCCATCTTTAAGCAGCGGCAGGGGTGAACGGAAAACAAAGACGAAGCCCAAACAAAAGATAGCTCAGTTGTCAACTTCCGGAAATGGTCTTGGCAGAGTTACAGAGGCAGCTAATTTTATGTCACCAGCATTGCACGAACCCTTTGACACAGTGAACAATATTATCACCAAAATTGATCAAGAAATTGAATTGCAAAGTTCGAGTACGATTGCCCATGATTCGTCTAAAGAGATTGATGATGCTATTTTCACAAACCTACCACTACATGGGATAGACTCTATCGATGAATTAGATGTCACCGAAGGGCTGGGTGGACAAGGTCAGGATATTGGTTCTTGGTTAAATGTTGATGAAGATGCACTACAAGATCATGATCTGGTGGGCCTAGAAATTCCAATGGATGACCTTTCAGATTTAAAATTGAACTTTTAA
- the LOC103987711 gene encoding uncharacterized protein LOC103987711 isoform X4, with translation MKMAGSMRAESAASSLDGPKFSAAYHNGQRGAISGSGLERSGSFRESSENRIMVTGPGTSRNTTLSSELPSLSQYLSLEPFSMGEQKYSRTGELRRVLGVTVEEHPFGSVQSKALPPIASEDLKCFKASISESSSRARDRTKLLHESILKLDKYRNLISRKRQRIDQSNEKSGTSNPLKMVSQTHQNPAELTSPRLEDRSKNVVPNKRIRSSMAESEGRGTFPLRQGAVMDKDRNVLFDKDKGMLRSCNGGSIPSEDKMCGLPPGADGWEKKLKRKRSVGLNRGTEGDREIKQSIQQRSNNESRLRSSDGIGFRPGLSSGTTVSNKMDSSPQLSGANSRSTPKNDLDSGSNTNERREHSGGLDNERIVPKGSNKLSTREDVQAGNQSPLIKGKASRASRIGSGAAMNASSNFLRSSGNTDGWDQAPCINKIQPLTSSNRKRPISNESSSPSVTQWVGQRPQKISRTRRVNVVSPVSNLDESQFLQEGFITPDVGTRLATMDTSGLLVSRGMPSNTHQTKLKLDIVLSPAVLSESEESAAVENKFKDKGVDNFEVENAAQTTLKATNFLLSTKKNKTPPKEEIGDGVRRQGRSGRGSVQAKTRLPVPKEKMENIDPTKPLKNGKLGSERSESRIGRPPSKKMSDRKACARPQVLSSGSLELTGESDDDREELLAAANAARNASYHACSSTLWKKMEPIFAFVTLEEISYVKHQIHFAEELDASLPNWFEASHDVMSEVVADVVPSPYSSFAREQTNAVGPTNKSFGTPCSIDGTQHVKTSVGRLDTKRWYDKMVPLSQRLLSAFIVEDETENLDNDTQGETFLQFSSDYVHYDTKDHVIDQAEDLNMDYDLESEYKNHKNSLGDGFMPSNNFRHLNIQNFMSGDEPLAENSAILNTDNGSFSRYQQNSRNQMHIMYSTSPYECQFEDMPLDERILIELHSIGLFPETVPDLAEGEDGEIDKVISELKMRLYQQVRQKKNQLVKLEKAIQDAKETEESDRKLEQFAINKLIEMAYKKLMGGRGSSSHKSGATKVSKQLALAFGKRTLSRCRRFEETGRSCFSEPALRDVILSVPLQSIDTKHSDGSSAIYHVESRSGQLGVRASGVTSIMSARHGLGNKIDRGPLDPYQGFPQMGDPSVNKRKKEVLLDDVTGAASRASSTPTHTLPSSAKWKKTERDRDQNKDTLGRSSTAKAGRPSLSSGRGERKTKTKPKQKIAQLSTSGNGLGRVTEAANFMSPALHEPFDTVNNIITKIDQEIELQSSSTIAHDSSKEIDDAIFTNLPLHGIDSIDELDVTEGLGGQGQDIGSWLNVDEDALQDHDLVGLEIPMDDLSDLKLNF, from the exons ATGAAAATGGCAGGAAGTATGAGAGCAGAGTCGGCTGCCAGTAGTCTGGATGGACCAAAATTTTCTGCTGCCTATCACAATGGGCAGCGTGGGGCCATCTCAGGCTCTGGTTTGGAGAGGTCCGGAAGCTTCCGTGAGAGTTCGGAGAACCGAATTATGGTTACTGGTCCTGGTACATCAAGaaacacaaccttatcatcagaATTGCCTTCTTTGTCACAGTATCTGTCACTTGAGCCATTTTCAATGGGTGAGCAAAAGTATTCTCGCACTGGAGAGTTAAGAAGGGTTCTTGGTGTTACAGTCGAAGAGCACCCATTTGGATCTGTGCAGTCTAAGGCACTCCCTCCCATCGCATCAGAGGACCTTAAATGTTTCAAAGCCAGCATATCTGAGTCATCATCCAGAGCAAG GGATAGAACAAAGTTGTTGCACGAATCAATTCTGAAATTGGATAAATATCGCAACTTGATCTCGAGGAAACGACAAAGAATTGATCAATCAAACGAGAAGTCAGGTACCTCAAATCCGTTGAAGATGGTAAGTCAGACTCATCAAAACCCTGCGGAGCTCACAAGTCCGAGACTGGAGGACAGATCAAAGAATGTCGTTCCTAATAAGCGTATTCGCTCCTCTATGGCGGAA TCAGAAGGTCGTGGTACTTTTCCGCTGCGACAGGGTGCAGTTATGGACAAGGATAGAAATGTGCTTTTTGACAAAGATAAAGGTATGCTTAGGAGTTGTAATGGGGGATCGATACCTTCAGAAGACAAGATGTGTGGACTCCCTCCAGGGGCTGATGGGTGGGAGAAAAAACTGAAAAGAAAACGTTCTGTTGGCCTTAACAGAGGAACTGAAGGTGATAGAGAGATTAAACAGTCAATTCAACAGCGGTCCAATAATGAATCCCGTCTACGTTCTTCTGATGGCATTGGATTCAG GCCTGGATTATCTAGTGGAACCACAGTAAGCAACAAGATGGATAGCAGTCCCCAACTTAGTGGTGCTAACTCTCGTAGCACACCCAAGAATGACTTGGATAGTGGGTCTAATACTAATGAAAGACGAGAACACTCTGGTGGACTGGATAATGAGCGAATTGTACCTAAAGGAAGCAATAA GTTAAGTACACGTGAAGATGTTCAAGCTGGAAATCAAAGTCCTCTTATAAAGGGAAAAGCATCTAGGGCATCTAGAATTGGCTCAGGTGCTGCCATGAATGCATCTTCAAATTTTCTTCGCTCATCTGGCAACACCGATGGATGGGATCAGGCCCCTTGCATAAACAAAATTCAGCCTTTAACTTCATCCAATCGTAAACGTCCAATATCTAATGAATCATCGTCACCCTCTGTAACTCAGTGGGTGGGACAGCGGCCACAAAAGATCTCTAGGACCAGAAGGGTGAATGTAGTTTCTCCTGTCTCGAATTTGGATGAATCTCAGTTTTTGCAGGAAGGATTTATTACTCCTGATGTTGGAACCAGATTGGCAACTATGGATACCAGTGGGCTTTTAGTTTCCAGGGGAATGCCCAGTAACACTCATCAAACAAAACTGAAACTCGACATTGTCCTCTCTCCTGCTGTATTATCAGAAAGTGAGGAGTCAGCAGCTGTTGAAAACAAGTTTAAAGACAAAGGAGTTGATAATTTTGAGGTAGAGAATGCTGCCCAAACAACACTGAAGGCAACAAATTTTTTATTGTCAACGAAGAAGAACAAGACTCCTCCAAAAGAGGAAATTGGAGATGGAGTTCGGAGGCAAGGCAGGAGTGGAAGAGGCTCAGTACAGGCAAAAACTCGGTTACCTGTACCGAAGGAAAAAATGGAAAATATAGATCCTACTAAGCCACTCAAAAATGGAAAGCTTGGTTCCGAAAGGAGTGAAAG CAGGATAGGTCGTCCTCCTTCGAAGAAGATGTCTGATCGGAAGGCTTGTGCTCGTCCACAAGTTTTGAGCAGTGGTTCCTTGGAATTGACAG GTGAATCAGATGATGATCGGGAAGAATTACTAGCCGCTGCAAATGCTGCTCGTAATGCTAGCT ATCACGCTTGTTCCAGCACTTTGTGGAAGAAAATGGAACCTATTTTCGCCTTTGTGACATTGGAGGAAATATCTTATGTAAAACATCAG ATTCATTTTGCTGAGGAGCTAGATGCAAGTTTGCCTAATTGGTTTGAAGCTAGTCATGATGTAATG AGTGAGGTTGTTGCTGATGTGGTGCCTTCGCCTTACTCTTCTTTTGCTAGAGAGCAAACCAATGCAGTTGGACCAACCAACAAATCTTTTGGGACCCCCTGTTCAATTGATGGGACACAACATGTCAAAACATCTGTTGGAAGATTAGACACCAAGAGATGGTATGACAAAATGGTACCACTGTCACAAAGGCTTCTCTCTGCCTTTATTGTAGAAGATGAAACTGAAAATCTTGACAATGACACTCAAGGAGAGACATTCTTACAGTTCTCAAGTGATTATGTTCATTATGATACTAAAGATCATGTCATTGATCAGGCTGAAGATTTGAACATGGATTATGACTTGGAGTCTGAGTACAAGAATCATAAAAATAGTTTGGGAGATGGATTTATGCCCTCCAACAACTTTAGGCATTTGAACATTCAGAATTTCATGTCTGGTGACGAACCATTGGCAGAAAATAGTGCTATTCTAAATACAGATAATGGTTCTTTTTCTCGTTACCAGCAAAATAGTCGTAATCAGATGCATATAATGTACAGCACTTCACCCTATGAATGTCAGTTCGAGGACATGCCTCTTGATGAAAGGATTTTGATAGAGCTTCACAGTATAGGCCTATTTCCAGAAACAGTG CCTGATCTTGCCGAGGGTGAAGATGGAGAAATTGACAAAGTCATTTCAGAACTCAAGATGAGGCTGTACCAGCAG GTGAGGCAAAAGAAAAATCAGTTAGTAAAATTAGAGAAAGCAATTCAGGATGCAAAAGAAACTGAAGAGAG TGACAGGAAACTCGAGCAGTTTGCGATAAACAAACTTATTGAGATGGCATACAAAAAGTTGATG GGTGGACGGGGTAGTTCAAGTCATAAGAGTGGTGCCACTAAGGTTTCAAAACAACTCGCGTTGGCCTTTGGTAAGCGAACACTATCCAGATGTCGGAGATTTGAAGAAACAGGTCGAAGCTGCTTCAGTGAACCAGCTTTGCGCGATGTGATCTTGTCAGTGCCGCTACAGAGCATCGACACTAAACATTCAGATGGATCCAGCGCTATTTATCATGTGGAATCACGAAGTGGTCAACTTGGTGTTCGGGCATCAG GTGTAACATCTATCATGTCAGCGAGACATGGGCTTGGGAATAAGATTGATCGAGGTCCATTAGATCCATATCAAGGTTTTCCTCAGATGGGCGACCCATCAGTTAATAAAAGGAAGAAGGAGGTGCTTCTGGATGATGTTACAGGTGCTGCTTCTAGAGCCTCGTCAACTCCTACACACACTCTTCCAAGTAGTGCAAAATGGAAAAAGACTGAAAGAGATAGGGATCAGAACAAAGATACATTAGGAAGAAGCTCTACTGCTAAAGCTGGCCGTCCATCTTTAAGCAGCGGCAGGGGTGAACGGAAAACAAAGACGAAGCCCAAACAAAAGATAGCTCAGTTGTCAACTTCCGGAAATGGTCTTGGCAGAGTTACAGAGGCAGCTAATTTTATGTCACCAGCATTGCACGAACCCTTTGACACAGTGAACAATATTATCACCAAAATTGATCAAGAAATTGAATTGCAAAGTTCGAGTACGATTGCCCATGATTCGTCTAAAGAGATTGATGATGCTATTTTCACAAACCTACCACTACATGGGATAGACTCTATCGATGAATTAGATGTCACCGAAGGGCTGGGTGGACAAGGTCAGGATATTGGTTCTTGGTTAAATGTTGATGAAGATGCACTACAAGATCATGATCTGGTGGGCCTAGAAATTCCAATGGATGACCTTTCAGATTTAAAATTGAACTTTTAA